CCGTTGGTCAGGCTGGGGAAGCTCTGAGCCGCCAGCCGGGCCGTCTCGGTGAGACACAGCGTGATCATGGAGAAGTAAACGCCCTTGAGCCGCAGCAGCGGAAGCCCCACGATCACTGCCGCCGCCACGGTCACGGCGACCGCGCCGAGCGACGCGAGCCAGAACGACAGCCCTATCTTCTTCATCAAAATAGCCGCCGTGTAGCCGCCGATCAGGGCGAACGCGCCCTGACCGATATTGATCCGCCCGATATAGAACATCAGCCAAACGCCGGCGCTGATCACGCTGAGCACCGACGCCTGAGTCAGGACGCCCAGAAAATAGGGGTGTCCTCGAAAGACAAGGGGAATAACGACCAGATAAACCGCCAATATCAGAAGAAGAGCCGCAAATTTTCCGGTAGATCTCTGTTTGTTCATGCTCCGCTCCTAACTGGACTTGCCCATCAGCCCGTTAGGCCTCAGCGACAGGAAAATCATCAGCCCAACGAAAATGATCAGGTAGGTCTCGCCACCGGGGAACAGGTAATATCCCCACGCCTCAAGCATTCCCAGAATAAACCCGCCCAGCAGAGCCCCGGAAACTGCTCCGGCCCCACCGATCATCACCATGATGAACGCCTTAATCGAAATGCCGTTGCCGATCCCCGAGTCAACGCCTGAAATCGGCACCAGCAGCGACCCGGCGACCCCAGCCAGCAGAGCGGCCAGAGCCCAGCCGAGAACCGCATACCTGTCCACGTTAATGCCCATCAGCCGAGCCGTCGGCGCGTCCTGAGCCATAGCCCGCAGCGCCCGCCCCGGCTTGGTGTACCTCATGAACAGAATGAAAATCCCGATAAACGCGAACGCCAGGGCGATCACCAGCAGCCGCCCCTTGGGCAGGAAAGCGTTCCCGATCCGGTAAACGCCGTTCACTACCGCCGGGACGCCGCGGTGTTTTTCGCCGAAAAATATCAGCGCCAGACTTTCAAGAAACGTCGCCGTACCGGCTGAAAGCAGCATGCTGCTTTCTTCTCTCAGACTGTAGCGCAAGACCGGCTTGAACAGAAACACCTGAAACAGCACGCCGACAGCAGCCAGCGAAAGCGCCGACGCGGCGATCGCGACAGGATACGGCAGTTTCATCATGCCGTAGACGTAATAGGTGACGAAGCCACCTAGCATGTACAGCTGGCCGTGGGCGAAGTTCATCACGTTCATCAGGGCGAAAATCAGCGTCAGGCCCAGCGCGACAAGGGCGTACTGCATACCGGTATAAAGGCCGTTCCACAGAACTTGTTCCAAAGGCGCACCCCCTCCGACAATTAAACAGACCAGTCACGCAAAAAGGGGCCGTCAAAAGCTGACGGCCCCCAGCATGTCAGGTTACTCAGCCGAGCCGACAAAGAGCGTCTTAAATTCGCCGCCCTCGTACGTCACGATAACCATCGGGACAGAAAACTGGCGCTTCTGCTGGAAATACTTCTCGCCAATGTAGTGAAGTGGAGCCGCGTCGCCCTTGATGTACGGGTTCGGAATCGAGAAGGTGTTCATCGCTGCCTTAAACTTCTCCACGTCGTTAATCGCCTCGGGGCCGGCCGCCTTGATCGTGTTCAGAATATAGTCCAACGCGTAAACCTTCGTCCCTGCCTCGTCGTTCCACTCGCCGGCGATCTTCTCATACCGCTTGATGAACTCGTTCATGTAGTCGCTGCGGATTTCAGGGGTGCTCGCGCCGCCGACCGAGATGAAGCCGTTCGCCGCGTCGCCAGCCAGTTCGGAGATGACCTTGGCATCCTGGGCGTTCTCGGCGCACATGAAACCCTGATAGCCCAGCTCGCGGGCCGTCTTGATCAGAAGGGGCGTGTCAGCCGGCGCCGGACCGGACAGGACGAGCAGGTCGGGGTTTTTCGCCACAATGCTCGTCATGACCGGGAAGAAGTCGGTCGTGCCGGTCTCGTACGTGTCCTTATCGGAAAGGACTTCAAGCCCAAGCTCCTTAGCGGACTGCAGGCTCTCTTCTCTCATCGTCAGCGACTCGGTGTCGTTGCGGGCCACAAAGGCGATCGTCTTGATGCCGTGTTCCTTCATCAAATACTTGAAGATCACCGGCCCAGCCTGATACGACGCGATCATGCCCAGAATCGAGTTGCTCGCCGGCGGAGTGTACAAGGCCTTCGGGAACGCGTAAGGAATGCTGATCGCCCCGCCCTTTTCAAGGACCGGCACAATCGCCATCGACGTGGGGGCGATGTTGGGACCGATAATGTAGTGGATTTTTTCCTCGTAAATCAGCCGCTCTGCGCCGGAAATAGCCACCTTCGGGTCGTTTCTGTCGTCGACCGACACGATCTTAATCTTGTAC
This is a stretch of genomic DNA from Jonquetella anthropi DSM 22815. It encodes these proteins:
- a CDS encoding branched-chain amino acid ABC transporter permease, with the translated sequence MEQVLWNGLYTGMQYALVALGLTLIFALMNVMNFAHGQLYMLGGFVTYYVYGMMKLPYPVAIAASALSLAAVGVLFQVFLFKPVLRYSLREESSMLLSAGTATFLESLALIFFGEKHRGVPAVVNGVYRIGNAFLPKGRLLVIALAFAFIGIFILFMRYTKPGRALRAMAQDAPTARLMGINVDRYAVLGWALAALLAGVAGSLLVPISGVDSGIGNGISIKAFIMVMIGGAGAVSGALLGGFILGMLEAWGYYLFPGGETYLIIFVGLMIFLSLRPNGLMGKSS
- a CDS encoding ABC transporter substrate-binding protein encodes the protein MFVKKSLAALLAGVAVLGAVSGAVAAEKVLKIGVLGVMSGSAASWGLVNRYCAEASAEMINEAGGFEIGGEKYKIKIVSVDDRNDPKVAISGAERLIYEEKIHYIIGPNIAPTSMAIVPVLEKGGAISIPYAFPKALYTPPASNSILGMIASYQAGPVIFKYLMKEHGIKTIAFVARNDTESLTMREESLQSAKELGLEVLSDKDTYETGTTDFFPVMTSIVAKNPDLLVLSGPAPADTPLLIKTARELGYQGFMCAENAQDAKVISELAGDAANGFISVGGASTPEIRSDYMNEFIKRYEKIAGEWNDEAGTKVYALDYILNTIKAAGPEAINDVEKFKAAMNTFSIPNPYIKGDAAPLHYIGEKYFQQKRQFSVPMVIVTYEGGEFKTLFVGSAE